Proteins encoded together in one Antennarius striatus isolate MH-2024 chromosome 13, ASM4005453v1, whole genome shotgun sequence window:
- the bco2a gene encoding carotenoid-cleaving dioxygenase, mitochondrial: MSSVIPQNSDDVKFVDNVKTKECMMSKVIGLETIAPLVRSVEETPEPISTEIQGNIPSWIKGNLLRNGPGKFEFGSTQYNHWFDGMAMLHQFKINKGQVTYMSRFLHSDAYKNNREHNRIVMSEFGTLAMPDPCKNVFQRFLSRFEMLQPTDNALVSFVKYKGDYYVSTETNFMHKVNPENLETLEKVDWTKFIAVNGATAHPHYDPDGTAYNIGNSYGAKGAMYNIIRVPPEKTNAPDTLQGAKILCSILPKDKSHPSYYHSFAMTENYVVFIEQPIKMDLLKIVTCKLRGKALSEGIYWDPKQETVFHIIDKHTGTVSPVKYHTKAISVFHQINAFEEDGFLMLDMCCSDDGQTINNYLIQNLRKSGEALDEVYNDLSRAFPRRFVLPLHVTSDTPVSQNLNTRPSSKATCVQISKDKVFCQHEDLHGDDLYKHGGLEFPQINYERFNTRPYRYFYGCGFRHLLGDSLLKMDLMDKTLKVWYQSGFYPSEPAFVPSPDATEEDDGVVLSVVLTPSQDKGTFLLALDAKTFEELGRAYVSVNMAYGFHGAFNASS, from the exons ATGTCATCTGTAATCCCCCAGAATTCAG ATGACGTCAAGTTTGTTGACAATGTTAAGACAAAAGAATGCATGATGTCAAAAGTCATAGGATTGGAGACGATTGCGCCTCTGGTCCGCTCTGTAGAAGAGACTCCTGAGCCAATCTCCACTGAAATACAAGGCAATATTCCCTCCTGGATCAAAGGGAACCTTCTACGAAACGGCCCCGGGAAGTTTGAGTTTGGAAGCACACA GTACAACCATTGGTTTGATGGGATGGCCATGTTGCACCAGTTCAAAATCAATAAAGGTCAGGTGACGTACATGAGTCGGTTTCTGCACAGTGACGCCTACAAGAACAATCGTGAGCACAATCGTATtgtgatgtcagagtttggtacCCTCGCCATGCCAGACCCCTGCAAAAACGTTTTCCAACGCTTCTTGTCTCGCTTTGAGATGCTTC AGCCGACTGACAATGCACTTGTGAGCTTTGTGAAATACAAAGGTGACTACTATGTCAGCACGGAGACAAATTTCATGCACAAGGTGAACCCAGAGAACCTTGAAACATTGGAAAAG GTGGACTGGACTAAGTTCATTGCTGTTAATGGAGCCACTGCCCATCCACACTATGACCCTGATGGTACTGCCTACAATATAGGCAATTCCTATGGGGCCAAAG GAGCCATGTACAACATCATCAGAGTACCTCCTGAGAAGACAAATGCCCCCGACACCCTGCAAGGAGCCAAAATACTCTGTTCTATTCTACCCAAAGACAAGTCTCACCCCTCCTATTACCACAGCTTCG CCATGACAGAGAACTATGTGGTGTTCATTGAGCAGCCAATTAAGATGGATCTGCTGAAGATAGTCACATGCAAGCTGAGGGGGAAGGCTCTAAGCGAGGGCATTTACTGGGATCCAAAGCAGGAAACAGTCTTCCACATCATAGACAAGCATACTGGCACG GTCAGTCCTGTGAAATACCACACCAAAGCCATCTCAGTTTTCCATCAGATCAATGCCTTCGAGGAGGATGGATTTTTGATGCTGGACATGTGTTGCTCTGATGATGGGCAAACCATCAATAACTACCTCATCCAGAACTTACGCAAGTCAGGGGAAGCACTGGATGAG GTTTACAACGACCTGAGCAGGGCTTTCCCTCGACGCTTTGTTCTGCCCCTTCATGTAACCAGTGACACCCCAGTCAGCCAAAACCTGAACACTCGGCCCTCCAGTAAGGCAACATGTGTCCAAATCAGCAAAGATAAG GTGTTCTGTCAACATGAGGATCTCCATGGAGATGACCTTTACAAGCATGGTGGCCTAGAATTCCCCCAGATCAACTATGAGAGATTCAACACACGACCATACCGTTATTTCTATGGCTGTGGCTTTAGACATCTGTTGGGAGACTCTCTGCTAAAGATGGACCTGATGGATAAGACCCTTAAG GTCTGGTACCAGAGTGGTTTCTATCCATCAGAACCCGCCTTTGTGCCATCACCTGATGCCACAGAGGAAGACGATGGTGTTGTCCTCTCTGTGGTTCTCACTCCCTCCCAG
- the snx19a gene encoding sorting nexin-19a isoform X2, producing the protein MPSIKISNQWTLSELLGQPRMLGLGALLAWLLLFHLLVNVWLLCIFTSLLVVLGGWLGSRALLDANSLLHLEHFLPLGKVSPSLYSPEHERRLNHEIHSAVHKAMRDFVSSWYRSLLPEVEGEFEQAVCSSMLDSVMELKERARLVDRKALVQRLLEMYGCHLQSYMMAREIQSRQQGSVSLWQLYSEVDDPHPAVSNTSAELSYSRALVNLVLRLLVPYPQMETRTGGYMVSELITSNVLLPLISRVSDPDWLNQTIVDIINRSREPQETDVDQLPVETLYKWQIEKESWTTCKSLSSDQVALTSRSTSDLDDLQSQSILCERDSSQISMVSLTSAGKVEGCHDGLLTPCKINCCLLTSDQYSHPLKPKMISMDSLIQSDSEDDLTWGFCDCGPSTNFCNMANIKNDQTFGCFGHLKHLGPKLVMPEDCQWPAGIAQETLPNSPPGRLCLSPSNFDTPNSQTASVNIKNVQISGTVTAMEQRGTGAHPYTLYTVKFETVADTEIGGGLQLTSCHSVNRRYSEFLNLQTRLEEKPEVKKVIKNVKGPKKMFLDLPFGNTDSDKVEARKNQLDLYLKQLSNIPETSNSEDMQEFLALNATLTYFGRKPFVKSRIDKMMENALDTLKTAFPLPEPLSPIDDLEADGRAIDNRKYRRLMFPSKISPSLNIPELHPKVLNGMSLSGLESFVMEQERLLCGQNGKDSAKQNFNQSSKDKKASLKTHGTDTAVADVALNILCLVMKDQWSWLCTENIQKTIRLLFGTFIERWLDVGVAHLTSAPCWVIYLQVLQEAVWPGGTLPAQPQPERSGAEREETKKQCLDCLMQLLPELITDMLGSDKYRLSLETMLASLQDHHINKHLIYCICDLLLEFLIPESCDEAFQSSLLQSLTREAQRDNPHI; encoded by the exons ATGCCTTCCATAAAGATCTCCAATCAATGGACTTTATCAGAGTTACTTGGGCAGCCGAGGATGTTAGGACTCGGAGCTCTTCTGGCATGGCTTCTCCTCTTCCATCTCCTTGTGAATGTTTGGCTCCTATGCATCTTCACCAGTCTCTTGGTGGTTCTTGGGGGTTGGCTTGGGTCCCGGGCTTTACTGGATGCAAACAGCCTTCTTCACTTGGAACATTTTTTGCCTCTTGGTAAAGTTAGCCCATCTCTGTATTCCCCTGAACATGAGCGGAGATTGAACCATGAGATTCACAGTGCTGTCCACAAGGCAATGCGTGATTTTGTGTCCTCATGGTATCGTAGTCTTCTACCAGAGGTGGAGGGGGAGTTTGAACAAGCAGTGTGCAGTTCAATGTTGGATTCAGTGATGGAGCTTAAAGAACGTGCACGGCTTGTGGACCGAAAAGCATTGGTTCAACGGCTGCTCGAGATGTATGGCTGTCATCTACAGAGCTATATGATGGCAAGAGAAATTCAGTCAAGGCAACAGGGGAGCGTTAGCCTCTGGCAGCTCTACAGTGAAGTAGACGACCCCCACCCTGCTGTGAGCAACACATCTGCTGAGCTCAGCTACTCAAGAGCTCTAGTTAACCTTGTCTTGCGTTTGCTTGTTCCGTACCCTCAAATGGAAACCAGGACTGGCGGTTACATGGTTTCAGAGCTCATCACGTCCAATGTGCTTTTGCCACTCATAAGCAGAGTATCTGATCCTGACTGGCTCAACCAGACCATTGTAGATATAATCAATAGGTCCCGAGAACCACAGGAAACAGACGTGGATCAGCTTCCTGTAGAGACGCTATACAAATGGCAGATTGAGAAAGAGTCGTGGACTACATGCAAGTCATTGTCTTCTGACCAAGTTGCCCTCACCAGCAGAAGCACCTCTGACCTTGACGACCTACAGAGCCAGAGTATTCTGTGTGAGAGGGATTCTTCACAAATCAGTATGGTTAGCCTGACATCTGCTGGGAAAGTAGAAGGCTGTCATGATGGTTTGCTGACACCATGCAAAATAAATTGCTGTTTACTCACATCAGACCAATACTCCCACCCATTAAAGCCCAAAATGATTTCAATGGATTCTCTAATTCAATCAGACTCAGAAGATGACCTGACCTGGGGTTTTTGTGATTGTGGTCCTTCAACAAACTTTTGTAACATGGCCAATATAAAGAATGACCAAACCTTTGGTTGCTTTGGTCATTTGAAACATCTCGGGCCAAAGTTGGTGATGCCGGAGGACTGCCAGTGGCCAGCCGGCATAGCCCAAGAAACATTGCCTAATAGTCCTCCAGGAAGACTTTGTCTGAGCCCCTCCAACTTCGATACCCCCAACAGCCAGACTGCATCTGTGAACATCAAGAATGTGCAAATTTCTGGTACTGTCACTGCAATGGAGCAGCGTGGCACAGGTGCACATCCCTATACTCTCTACACTGTAAAG TTTGAGACAGTGGCTGACACAGAAATCGGAGGTGGTCTGCAACTTACATCCTGTCATAGTGTCAACCGGAGATATAGCGAGTTCCTGAACTTGCAAACACGTTTAGAGGAGAAGCCTGAAGTCAAGAAAGTAATAAAGA ATGTCAAAGGCCCAAAGAAAATGTTCCTTGACCTGCCTTTTGGCAATACAGACAGTGACAAAGTTGAAGCTCGTAAAAACCAACTGGATTTATACCTAAAA caaCTCAGCAACATACCAGAGACATCCAACAGTGAGGACATGCAGGAATTCCTGGCTCTCAACGCGACTTTGACATATTTTGGAAGAAAGCCTTTTGTAAAGTCAAGGATTGATAAG ATGATGGAGAATGCCCTAGACACCTTGAAGACAGCATTCCCGCTTCCTGAGCCTCTCAGTCCGATAGATGACCTGGAGGCTGATGGAAGAGCTATTGACAACAGAAAGTACAG GAGGCTTATGTTTCCAAGCAAAATTTCCCCATCACTCAATATACCTGAACTACATCCCAAG gtCTTGAATGGAATGTCACTGTCTGGCCTTGAGAGCTTTGTCATGGAGCAGGAAAGACTTTTATGTGGGCAAAATGGGAAAGATTCAGCTAAGCAGAACTTTAACCAGTCAAGCAAAGACAAGAAGGCATCATTGAAGACTCATGGGACAG ACACAGCCGTAGCAGATGTTGCTTTGAACATTTTGTGCCTGGTGATGAAAGACCAGTGGAGTTGGCTTTGCACTGAGAACATCCAGAAGACCATCAGACTGCTCTTTGGCACCTTCATCGAGAG GTGGTTGGATGTTGGAGTTGCCCACCTTACCAGTGCACCTTGCTGGGTGATTTATCTACAAGTGCTGCAGGAGGCAGTCTGGCCAGGCGGCACGCTGCCTGCCCAACCACAACCAGAGCGTAGCGGCGCAGAGAGGGAGGAAACCAAAAAGCAATGTCTGGACTGTTTGATGCAACTGCTTCCAG AGCTCATCACTGACATGCTAGGAAGTGACAAGTACAGACTGAGCTTGGAGACTATGCTGGCATCTCTGCAGGATCATCACATAAACAA GCATCTTATCTACTGCATTTGTGACCTGTTGCTGGAGTTCCTGATCCCTGAGTCATGTGACGAGGCCTTCCAGAGCTCCCTGCTGCAAAGTCTGACCAGAGAAGCTCAGAGGGACAACCCTCACATATGA
- the snx19a gene encoding sorting nexin-19a isoform X1 has translation MPSIKISNQWTLSELLGQPRMLGLGALLAWLLLFHLLVNVWLLCIFTSLLVVLGGWLGSRALLDANSLLHLEHFLPLGKVSPSLYSPEHERRLNHEIHSAVHKAMRDFVSSWYRSLLPEVEGEFEQAVCSSMLDSVMELKERARLVDRKALVQRLLEMYGCHLQSYMMAREIQSRQQGSVSLWQLYSEVDDPHPAVSNTSAELSYSRALVNLVLRLLVPYPQMETRTGGYMVSELITSNVLLPLISRVSDPDWLNQTIVDIINRSREPQETDVDQLPVETLYKWQIEKESWTTCKSLSSDQVALTSRSTSDLDDLQSQSILCERDSSQISMVSLTSAGKVEGCHDGLLTPCKINCCLLTSDQYSHPLKPKMISMDSLIQSDSEDDLTWGFCDCGPSTNFCNMANIKNDQTFGCFGHLKHLGPKLVMPEDCQWPAGIAQETLPNSPPGRLCLSPSNFDTPNSQTASVNIKNVQISGTVTAMEQRGTGAHPYTLYTVKFETVADTEIGGGLQLTSCHSVNRRYSEFLNLQTRLEEKPEVKKVIKNVKGPKKMFLDLPFGNTDSDKVEARKNQLDLYLKQLSNIPETSNSEDMQEFLALNATLTYFGRKPFVKSRIDKMMENALDTLKTAFPLPEPLSPIDDLEADGRAIDNRKYRRLMFPSKISPSLNIPELHPKVMYCFSEGSSVLNGMSLSGLESFVMEQERLLCGQNGKDSAKQNFNQSSKDKKASLKTHGTDTAVADVALNILCLVMKDQWSWLCTENIQKTIRLLFGTFIERWLDVGVAHLTSAPCWVIYLQVLQEAVWPGGTLPAQPQPERSGAEREETKKQCLDCLMQLLPELITDMLGSDKYRLSLETMLASLQDHHINKHLIYCICDLLLEFLIPESCDEAFQSSLLQSLTREAQRDNPHI, from the exons ATGCCTTCCATAAAGATCTCCAATCAATGGACTTTATCAGAGTTACTTGGGCAGCCGAGGATGTTAGGACTCGGAGCTCTTCTGGCATGGCTTCTCCTCTTCCATCTCCTTGTGAATGTTTGGCTCCTATGCATCTTCACCAGTCTCTTGGTGGTTCTTGGGGGTTGGCTTGGGTCCCGGGCTTTACTGGATGCAAACAGCCTTCTTCACTTGGAACATTTTTTGCCTCTTGGTAAAGTTAGCCCATCTCTGTATTCCCCTGAACATGAGCGGAGATTGAACCATGAGATTCACAGTGCTGTCCACAAGGCAATGCGTGATTTTGTGTCCTCATGGTATCGTAGTCTTCTACCAGAGGTGGAGGGGGAGTTTGAACAAGCAGTGTGCAGTTCAATGTTGGATTCAGTGATGGAGCTTAAAGAACGTGCACGGCTTGTGGACCGAAAAGCATTGGTTCAACGGCTGCTCGAGATGTATGGCTGTCATCTACAGAGCTATATGATGGCAAGAGAAATTCAGTCAAGGCAACAGGGGAGCGTTAGCCTCTGGCAGCTCTACAGTGAAGTAGACGACCCCCACCCTGCTGTGAGCAACACATCTGCTGAGCTCAGCTACTCAAGAGCTCTAGTTAACCTTGTCTTGCGTTTGCTTGTTCCGTACCCTCAAATGGAAACCAGGACTGGCGGTTACATGGTTTCAGAGCTCATCACGTCCAATGTGCTTTTGCCACTCATAAGCAGAGTATCTGATCCTGACTGGCTCAACCAGACCATTGTAGATATAATCAATAGGTCCCGAGAACCACAGGAAACAGACGTGGATCAGCTTCCTGTAGAGACGCTATACAAATGGCAGATTGAGAAAGAGTCGTGGACTACATGCAAGTCATTGTCTTCTGACCAAGTTGCCCTCACCAGCAGAAGCACCTCTGACCTTGACGACCTACAGAGCCAGAGTATTCTGTGTGAGAGGGATTCTTCACAAATCAGTATGGTTAGCCTGACATCTGCTGGGAAAGTAGAAGGCTGTCATGATGGTTTGCTGACACCATGCAAAATAAATTGCTGTTTACTCACATCAGACCAATACTCCCACCCATTAAAGCCCAAAATGATTTCAATGGATTCTCTAATTCAATCAGACTCAGAAGATGACCTGACCTGGGGTTTTTGTGATTGTGGTCCTTCAACAAACTTTTGTAACATGGCCAATATAAAGAATGACCAAACCTTTGGTTGCTTTGGTCATTTGAAACATCTCGGGCCAAAGTTGGTGATGCCGGAGGACTGCCAGTGGCCAGCCGGCATAGCCCAAGAAACATTGCCTAATAGTCCTCCAGGAAGACTTTGTCTGAGCCCCTCCAACTTCGATACCCCCAACAGCCAGACTGCATCTGTGAACATCAAGAATGTGCAAATTTCTGGTACTGTCACTGCAATGGAGCAGCGTGGCACAGGTGCACATCCCTATACTCTCTACACTGTAAAG TTTGAGACAGTGGCTGACACAGAAATCGGAGGTGGTCTGCAACTTACATCCTGTCATAGTGTCAACCGGAGATATAGCGAGTTCCTGAACTTGCAAACACGTTTAGAGGAGAAGCCTGAAGTCAAGAAAGTAATAAAGA ATGTCAAAGGCCCAAAGAAAATGTTCCTTGACCTGCCTTTTGGCAATACAGACAGTGACAAAGTTGAAGCTCGTAAAAACCAACTGGATTTATACCTAAAA caaCTCAGCAACATACCAGAGACATCCAACAGTGAGGACATGCAGGAATTCCTGGCTCTCAACGCGACTTTGACATATTTTGGAAGAAAGCCTTTTGTAAAGTCAAGGATTGATAAG ATGATGGAGAATGCCCTAGACACCTTGAAGACAGCATTCCCGCTTCCTGAGCCTCTCAGTCCGATAGATGACCTGGAGGCTGATGGAAGAGCTATTGACAACAGAAAGTACAG GAGGCTTATGTTTCCAAGCAAAATTTCCCCATCACTCAATATACCTGAACTACATCCCAAGGTGATGTACTGCTTCAGCGAAGGCAGTTCT gtCTTGAATGGAATGTCACTGTCTGGCCTTGAGAGCTTTGTCATGGAGCAGGAAAGACTTTTATGTGGGCAAAATGGGAAAGATTCAGCTAAGCAGAACTTTAACCAGTCAAGCAAAGACAAGAAGGCATCATTGAAGACTCATGGGACAG ACACAGCCGTAGCAGATGTTGCTTTGAACATTTTGTGCCTGGTGATGAAAGACCAGTGGAGTTGGCTTTGCACTGAGAACATCCAGAAGACCATCAGACTGCTCTTTGGCACCTTCATCGAGAG GTGGTTGGATGTTGGAGTTGCCCACCTTACCAGTGCACCTTGCTGGGTGATTTATCTACAAGTGCTGCAGGAGGCAGTCTGGCCAGGCGGCACGCTGCCTGCCCAACCACAACCAGAGCGTAGCGGCGCAGAGAGGGAGGAAACCAAAAAGCAATGTCTGGACTGTTTGATGCAACTGCTTCCAG AGCTCATCACTGACATGCTAGGAAGTGACAAGTACAGACTGAGCTTGGAGACTATGCTGGCATCTCTGCAGGATCATCACATAAACAA GCATCTTATCTACTGCATTTGTGACCTGTTGCTGGAGTTCCTGATCCCTGAGTCATGTGACGAGGCCTTCCAGAGCTCCCTGCTGCAAAGTCTGACCAGAGAAGCTCAGAGGGACAACCCTCACATATGA